GGTCGGACGAGTACCCGTTCTCATCGGTCCAGGAGACTCCGACCTGATCGACATCATCGCCGGGCTGGATGGTGACCCGCGCGTCTCGCACTTCGTCGATGTGCGGCGTCTCCACGAGGACCCGAACCAACTCATCCGCGAATGCTTCTCGGTCGTCTCGGGTGACCTCAGGACCGAAGCCCAGGTCCTCGGAAGAGAGGGTGACCTCGATGACACCCATGTCGCCACTGTCGTGGTTCGGGATGGCCAGCCCAGCACCCCAGTACTCCAGCTCAGTAGCAGCGCGGCCGTAGTTCCCAACGGACCCGAACTCTTCCAGGCTGGTCTCATCGGCGGCAATGCCCTGCTCATCCATGAAGGCAACGAGGTCGCGATAGATCTCGATATGAGTCTCGGTGATGGCGGGGACACCAGAACCGCCGTCTACCGAGTACTCGAACTCGGGGATGGGCTCGAATCCCGAACCATCGGCGGGCGGGAGCGTCTCCGTCTCCTGTGGATGCTCCGAGTCCTGAGCCTCGGCTTCCTCTGAGGACTGTTCTGGACTCTGGGCAGGAGTCTCCTGCGACTCAGCCTGAGCCTCATCAGCAGAGCAGGCAGTCCCAGCCAGCAGCAGGACCACCGAGAGGGCGAGAAAGCTGTGTTTGGTCTTCATTGAATCTCCTCAGATATCAGTCGCTTCTGCGGCTTCGACTTGCTTGGCGGCTCGTTCTTCGCGACTCAGAAGAATCGTTCCCCAGCCCATGGAAAAGAAGCCAAGCGCTGCAAGGGGTGCCGCCATCAGTGAACCAGTCAGGCCAGGGACATAATCCAGCATCATGACGGTGGACCAAAAGAACAGCATAGCGACGAGGACGAGCTTGATTGGTGTCAGATGAGCCTTCATAGGAAGCCCTTTCCATGGGAGTGAACTTGTGGTTTTTTCGTTGTCTGGACCTATATTGCAATTCTTACAGGTGTTCCGTAATGTCTTTAATATACACCCGGTCAGCCCCAAGGGCGACACAATTTTTCCCGCCAGATTGAACGAGGAATTATTATGTCCGTCGCCTGTGAACAGAATCCCATGCGTGAATACGGATCAGGAGTGTCTGATATTCACAGCATCTCCAGGGGGGCATTAAAGCCTCCCGCCGCAGCAGAGTTCCTGGGACTCTCCGAGAACACGCTCGCGCAGTGGCGCTGCCGCGACACAGGGCCCGCATACGTCAAGCTCGGCCGCACCGTGGTCTACCGCATCGAGACTCTGGAAGCGTTTCTGCGCGCCAACGAAAGCGGTGGAGCAAAATGAGCCCGCACACCGCCAAGCGGGCTCTCTTCAGCCCCACCACTCTGCGTCGCAGCGTGGTCAGCGTGCTGATCATGCTTCTGCTGGGCCTGACAACGGTCTTCGGACTCTCCGGAGCCGCCCACGCAGAGGAGACCGACGAGGTCGAGGGCCTGAGCTTCTACAGCGTCTCCGCATCGCTGATGGACTTGTTCTCCACTGCCCAGCAGCCCGACGACGACAGCGTGGAATGGAGCGACGCAGGCTGGGACACCATCCTGCAGAACCCCGGATCTGCCGGATCCTTCCTGGGCTACTCAGACTCCGACAAGAGCTGGATCACTTCGCAGCTGTCGGCCTCCTCCAACACGATGGACTACGGGGCACTGAACATCCGACTGACCGACGAGAACGGGAACTCCTCCGAGCCGGCCAGCCAAGGATTCCAGGAGTTCGCCCTCTTCGGCGCCACGCTCAACGGTATGGGTCTCGACGGCACCAGCACCGGCCTCTCGTCGAACATCACCAGCTGGATCGGCGGTGGGATCATGCTGCTGCTCTTCCTGCTGACCTACGCGGTGGACTTCCTCTTCCGCGCGGTGCTCTCGACCCTGAGCTTCCTCAACCCGTTCCGGTTCTTCGACGAAGCAATCCGGGAGACGGTCGGGGGTCAGTACACCACCGGAGCCGATGAGCTTCCAGGCTTCCTCAGTGGCCTCTCATCATGGATCGCCGACTGGTACGGCTTCCTCGACGCCATGGCCTGGCAGACGATGGTGCCGATGTTCATCGCACTCTTCCTCGTGGGGATCGTCTTCTTCAAGAAGCTCGACAAGGGATCAGCACTGAAGAAGCTGCTGATCCGACTCTTGTTCATGGGGCTCGGTCTGCCATTGCTGGGTTCGATGTTCACCGCCACCCTCGACACGATGAACGAGGGATTTAGCGCAGGACGCACCGGAGGCACCCAGGTGATTGCGAGCACCTACGTGGACTTCGAAGGCTGGGCCAAGAATGGTCGCCTAGCGGTGCCGGCCCAAGGCGCGATCGTGGAGTGGGACGTGAGCGAGGGTCGACCCTCCGGGGACTCGCTGCGCAACGCCCGGGACACTGCTCTGGCCATCAACAACCAGACGCACAACTTCGATCTCGAACGCGTGGTCGGGAGCGACGACCCCGCAGCCTGGTCACAGGCAGCGATCGACTCCAACGACGCGAACGTCGACGAGGCCGGTTTCGGCACCATCACCGACATGCTGCAGCGCCACATGAGCGGTGCGCAGATCACTGCGTCGGCCTATGAGACAGGCACCAAGTCCTGGTGGTCGGATCGGATGGATTCCCCCGAAACCGTCGTCGAATGGTTCCGCAACATCACCGCCGGCTCCTACACGACCTCGCCCATCGACGGGCTCTTCCAGAACATGGCGCAGCGCGCGCAGTTCTGGTCCGAGTCTGGGGGAACGTTCAACGCGGAGGTCCTTGCGGGCAACCCCGTCGTCTCTGTGGGCGAGAAGGCCACCGGGCTCCAGACCAGCGAGGACGGGGACGGGGTCCTGGCCTTCCGGACGGACCAGGGCAACATCGCCTCGATCACTAACTGTGGGATGTCCTACGGATCGAATCTCGGCGCTCCCGCGAACTGCAACATGTCCTCGTTGGCGATGTACAACTACCTGAACACCGGTTTCGGGGAGAGCGAGCTCACCCTGTACGGCAGCGGCAACGTCATGTCCGAGGCCACCCGGGAGATGCACACCTCGGTGAACCTGGTCGGCACCGGCACCATGAGCCTGCTCTACTGGCTCAACGCCACGTTCCTGCTCGCTGCCTTCGTGGTGCTCGGCTTCGTGTTCGCCTTCGCCATGGTCTTCACGACGCTGAAGCGCAGCTTCCAGATCATCGCAGCGATCCCGTTCGCGACCTTGGGTGCTCTCCACGGCATTGCGAAGGTGGTCATCTACAGCGTGGCCGCGATCCTGGAGATCCTTCTGACGATCTTCCTCTATGTGTTCATCATCGAGATGCTGCTGTCGTTGCCCCAGATCATCGAGGCCCCACTCAGCGGGATCCTCAACGACGATGGTGAGGGTGCAGTGATCGCTGGACTCGCTGGGTTCCTGGCATTCATCACCGGTGGACCCGCCTTCACCATGATCGTGACGTTCATCAGCATCGTCTCGCTGCTCGCGTTCACCGTCACAGCGCTGCGCACCCGCAAGGCAGTCATCAAGGCCGCCGACGAAGCAGTCACCAAGCTGGTGGAGAAGTTCATGGACGTGGACTCGACCCCCGCTACAGCGGGCCCTGGGAGTGGGATGGGCCACGGCGTCGCCTCGGGGGTCGGTGCCGGCATGAGCGCAACCGCACACAACCGCATCCGCAGGGGCGGACACCCCACCACCAACTCCAACGTCTCGGGCACTAACTCTGACGCTCCGGGTTCCAACGGCCCGGGAGACATCACGACGGGACCGAGCATGGGACGCAACGGTGGTGGCATGGGCGGTGGCCGGCGCGCGTTGGGCCCTGGCGACACTCCAGCATTGTCGGGAGGTCGCGGCGGCTCTTCGGGTCCAGACCATCAGGGGGGCCCCGGGGATCCGCAGGGACGCTACGGAACCGCCACGATGGGTTATGCCTCTGACGAGCAGAGCTTTGGAGAGAAGGTCCGCGCGTCAGGACTGTCCATCGATGGTCGAGGCTATGGCCCGGAGAACCTCAACGGGACCAACGGTGCACGCTCAGAGAAGGGCGCCACTGGGGACCGCGCTCGCCCGGAGGCACTGCACTCTCAGACACAGTCGACCCGCAGCGCCGACGCCTCCACCACGACCGAAGCACAGGCTCGTGTCGCGACCACAGAGACATCGGGCAGGGCCAATGGGACCGAGCAGTCGTCACGGCGCCTGGCAGTCTCTGATGAGACCGGCAGGCCCCACACGGAGGCACAGCGCCAGGAGAAGAGCCGACAGAGCCACAGCAACGAGCAGAACATCGCTCGGGGCAATGATGTTGTGGCGGCCGGGGAACGTCGTGGGGCAACCAACCTCGGGGGGACCAGTTCGAAGCTCTCTGAGCGTGAGCGCATGGAGGCCCAGACGGCATTGGAGAGGACGAGTGCCGAGACCGCAGGGACCACCACCCGGCCTCAGCGGGAGCTGCAGCCGGGTGAGCGTCAGAACCACACGTCCTCTCAGTCGATGACCACCGACCAGGCCGGTGATAGCTCGACGGAGTCTGCTCGTGCAGAGCTCGATGCATCAAGGGCTCGGGACGAAGGTGCGGTCTCGGTACAGAACCAAAAGACCGATCCACGCCCGATCACTGGTTCCTCCATCGAGAACAGCGCGCACGAGACGGTGACCAAGCAGCAGGGTGGCGAGCAGAAGGTCACTCAGGACAACCGTGCTGACCAGAAGCGCTTCGAGGAGCAGAAGGTCGAGCAGGACAACTCCAGCGAGCAGAACACGGAGTCCAGGCCTGTCGCCTCGGAGGATCGTTCAGTCCAGGGAATCAGGGAACGCACCACCGCAAACACGATGGGCACGACCCCTGACATGTCCACCGGTATCACCAGCACGGAGACTCCACGCCGTGCTGACGTCCACCAGGGACCGTCGACTTCTAAGAGGAAGACCTCCGCGCCCAGCGCATCAACCCCGACAAAGCCGAAGCCGAGGCCAGCAGCACCATCGACGATCGAGACGGCGGGGCAGAACCCAGGCTCGGGTGCGGTCAACACCCCGAGCAGGAAGGCCCCTTCCCCCACTTCGATCAACAGCGCTGCACCGAAGAACCCGACCCGTGGCGTGCAGCCTCGGAAGGGATCGCTGAGCGCGACGACCAGGGGCGGAATCAGGGGAGCAGCACTCGGACACACCAAGGCATCACCGACCAGCATCTCTCGCGGTCTCGCGAGCACTGCCACTGGTACGGCGCGCGAAGCGATCACCGGTGGGCTCAGGAGTACACCACCGAAGCAGGAGGCACGGACAGCACAGGCCCCGAAGAAGGTGGGAGCACCGACCACGCCACCGATGCGGCCGAGCACTACGCGGACGCGCACCGTGAGTGCTCGGCCCGCAGCACAGCGGGGCCAGGCGCCGAAGGGGATCAAGCGCAGCCTCAGCGCTGCGGCGGCTTCTCAGAAGTCGGCACCTCAGAAGAGGATCAGCGTGATTGATTCCTCGACGAGACAGGGAGGCGAGCTGCACCCACGCGGGATCTCGAAGCGCGATCCGCAGCAGTGATTCTGCAGCAGCAGTGATGCGGTCATAGGCCCCAGCACCGGATCAGCGCTGGGGCCTATGCGTGCCCAGGGACACGAGCACGAGGCGGAGCCGCAGTGGTCGAGGACCGGGGCATTAGTAAACGAAGTGATCCCGCGCAGCGGGGGGTGAGGAGTGAGCTTGCGAACGACGGTTCTATTCCGGGCGGGTCTGGGAGGGCGGAGCCCTACCAGCGGGCGGGACGAGGAAGACAAGCGAAGCGCTGTCAGACAAGTCCCTAGCTCGCGTTGTTTCGGCCTGTGTTAATGTATTGCTACACAGTACGAAACAACATTCTTCGGGGAAGGAGTTGAAAACTATGGCAAACCCGAATCGGGAAACCCGCCCATCGAGCAAAGGTCATAGGCTCACCGTGAGATTCGATGAAGCCGAAGACACCAAGGTTAGGGCGCGCGCTCGTTCGATGGGCATTCCTTCGTCAGCATTCGTACGTGCCGTGGCTCTGGACGCGATCAAGGGAAAGTCCGTCCCCTCCTCGATCGCCGCCGCCATCGAGACCTCGCAGGAATCATTTCCAAACCCAGACGAGATCAGGCTGGGTCGAGAGCTCCGCACTGCCATTACCAGGATCGGGGTCAACTACAACCAGATCGCTCGACAGGTGAACAAGGCGGGACCCCAGACGCTGAACGCTCCCAAGGCCATCGGGGTCATGGCTGAACTCACGGAATCTCTTCGCCAGCTGCAGGACCTCGTCGGGAAGCCGCAGATCAAGCCTCCGGTGCAGAAGGCGGAGAACGCGTGAGCACTTCAAGCATGAGGAAGAAGCCGCGGGGCAATACTCGCCCGGCGGTGGACTACGAGATCAACGGCATCCGTGGGACCACGACGTACAACGAGAACATCAAGAACGGCACCAGTCGGGTCGCAGAGATCAGGTGCGATCACGATTCGGTCGAGGAGTTCTTGAAGAGGTCAGAGGATCTGGCGGTTGCTCACGGTCGACAGATCGAGACCCGGTCCTATGTCCACAGCTTCAGCAAAGAAGAGATGGACCGCAACGACCTGGAGACCCCAGACAAGGTCGCAGACCTCAGCTACGAGTACATGAAGGAACTCCACCCCAACAGCGACGTACTGGTGATCGTTCACATGGACTCAAAGGGTGGCCACCCTCATTCGCATTGCAAGGTGATCAACCACTGCAACGAGACCGGGCGGGCCCTGGAGGGCCAGGAGATGTATTGGCAGTACCAGGCGGTCAACGATCGGGTGATGCGGCGCAACGGACTCTCAGTGGTCCAACGAGGCAGCGCGAGCCTGGACAACGGGGCGGTCTGGGAGAGCCTCCGGGAAGGAGGGACGATCAACGGCTACGAGCGCAAGCTCGGAGACGGAATCAAAGAATCGCTCCTCGACCTCCGCAGCGTAGACACTCCGAGCTACCGCAAGGTCCTCAAAGAGAAAGACATCGAACTCGTCGAGAGGGAGGACGAGATCAGGGCCAGTTCGGACGGAGAGCAGCCCGCCAGGGTCTCGGTCGGCTGGACCTACAAGATGTTCGACGACACCACCGAGAAGTCCAGGATGCGGCGCCGCAAGGCGTCGGCGCTGAGCCAGCACTTCACCCACAAGGGAGCCCAGAGGCTCTTCGAACGCAACATACAACTCAACGCAGAAAGGCAGGCCGAGCAGCATGGGATCCATGGACAAGAACGGGCAGACGGACGAGTTGGAGCAGGCACTCAAGGAATCGGGCTCCTCACCGCAGAGGAGGTCAACCGCGACGGCAGCATCGGGGACATCTACCTCGACGCCGAAGATCGACCCCTCGGGCCTCATGACGCTGACGAACGGACTGACCGACCTGTCCGCGAGACAGCGGATGAACGAGGAGATGATGACCTCGATCGAGAAGTCTCTGGCGAAGATCTCAGCGCAGAGTCGATCCGAGCAGAGTTCGAAGAACGACGCCGAGAAGCTGCGGAACGAACTCCAGCAGCTGAAGGAAGCGGTGCGCGCACTGAAGGACCAACTCCTCAGCAGCCAGCCCGTGAGGCTGGCCAGCGGGGAGACCGTCAGCCAGGGCGACCTCGACGCACTCAATATGTCGCGCCGGATCGAGGCCGAGATGAAGGCCGTGGCCTCGGAGACTGAGCAGCTGGGCAAGGAGGTCCGGAGGAAGCGCGCGCCGGTGGACATCGACCACGACAAGCTCGCCAGGATCCTGATGCAGAACCTCGACCAGACGATGGAGAAGAGGATGAACAGGATGATCGACGACAGCATCACACGCATGGACGGCGTTCTGCGGGCCCAGGAGGAACGCATGGCGACCCTCGGTACTACGAACCTGGACAGGACGTTGGAGGCCCTAGGAAAGGCCGAAGAGACGGCCTCCAGGGTCAAGACGGGAATGCTCTGGGGAGGCCTCGGCCGGCTGTCGATGGTGCTGCTCCCGTTTGCACTGGTTCTGCTCGCACTGGTCGCTATGGTCGTACCGGCTGCTCAGCTTCTGGGTGTCGCGCCGCTGAGCGAGTGGATCTGGGGGATCTTCGCAGACATCGAAACCCTCTGGGGCCAGGCGATCTTCGCTGCGTGTTTCCTGGGCGCCATGACAGGGGTCGTGTGGGTGATGTGGGCCCTGGCCATGAAAATCATGGCGGCCCACACGGTCGCTACGCGAACCTGAACCAGTTTCGGGCATTCCCCACAGGTATCTCACAGAAACAAACAGAAAGGCATAATTACATTAATTGTGAAACAATGAACCAAGTCAAGACCCAAAGCAAAACCCCGGCCCCCTAAAGGGGGCCGGGGCTGAAGCTGGGAGAGAAGTGTTGGAGCACTTCCTCTCGGTTATCAGTCGACGCACCAACCTCAACGAAAGGCATCGACGATGTCCCCATTCTACGCTGACCCCACCGAAGAGTCGACCTCCCCTGCGGCTGACCTAGTAAGCCGTATCGAAGCCGCGGCCGAGCTCAATCACCCCACTGCCCCGACTGCCCAGAAACAGCGCGGAACAGCCCCCACCACGCCCGACGTAACAACGAGCTCCAACATTCTCGGTGGCGTGTTCATGCCGCTCTCCGAAGAGACCATCGTGGAGATGGAGACGCATTCATACCTGGAATCCATCAAGGACCAGGACGTCGGCCTTCGACAGATCCGCGACCACCTGCTGAACAGGATCTCCAAGGCGTTCTCTCGCGAGCAGGCACGCCGCGACGGGGACAAGCAGCTCAACGGCGGCGAACACCCGAAGCTGGTCAAGCCCAAGGTCCTCGACGAGCTCACCTGTGCCCAGGTGCTGCTGGCCCGGTATCCCATCGCCGGTCTCGACTTCGCCAACGGTCAGGGCGACGAAGATCGCGTCGAACTCAGCATCTGGTCTCCTCCTCCCGCCGACGCGAACAAGAGCGACTGTGACCACGGCATCTACGCCACCGGAAGTCGTCGGATAAAACAGCTCATCCACGAACTCAAGCCCAGCGCGTCGGCCAACGCCGTCAAGTCCATGCTGGCCACCCTGAAGGCGCACGCGCCCATCAAGGAGATCACACGGATTCCACACCTCCGTGCCGTCAACAACGGGGTCTTCAACCACGAGACGAAGGAGCTGGAACCGTTCACCCCGGACTATGTGGCTGTCCACAAGATCCCCATGAACTACAACCCTGACGCCGAAGATCCCGAGATCACGATGCATGACGGTGAAAAGTGGACCTTCAGCACCTGGCTGGAGGGACTGACCGATGACGAAGGCGTCTATGAGTTGCTCTGGGAGGGCATCGCCGCAGCAGTGTGGCCCTACTACAAGAGGAACAAAGCACTGTTCCTACACTCCGAGCGGGGCAACAACGGCAAGGGCGCCTACTGCCAGGTCATTGACAATCTCTTGGGGCTCAAGGGGGCAGCTGCCATCCCCCTGGCCAGCTTTGGTCAGCGGTTCGCCCTGAGCTCGTTGCTCCACGCGCAGGCCATCATCGCTCACGAGAATCCAGTCGGAGCCTTCTCAGATGACCTGAAGGACTTCAAGACGGTGGCCACCGGAGACAAGTTCTCCCTGGAGCGGAAGAACGAGCACCCGCTGGAGTTCGTGTTCGTCGGGCCCATCTTCCAGTGCGTCAACGACTTCCCCAAGACCCGGGACAAGTCCGACTCCTTCGCACGTCGGCAGCTCTGGATCCCCTTCCGTAAGTGGTTCGGCGGAAAGGTCGACGGGGAGGACGTAGAGCGCAGTTACATCAAGGATGAATACCTCGCTCGCAATGACGTGCTGGAGTACGTGCTGAAGGAGGCCCTGCACATGCCGCTGGCGAAGTTCTCCGAACCCCAGGCCTGCCTGGACCTCTTGGAAGAGGCCAAGCGCGAGAACAACGCGGTGCGTGAGTTCTGGCACGAACTCGAAGACGAGTTCGTCTGGGATCTGCTGCCGACCCCGTTCCTCTTTGACCTCTTCATCTCCTGGTTCAAGAAGAACAACCCCTCGGGGCTCCCGGTGGGCAGGAGCACCTTCATCAGCTCGCTCAGCGCGCTCCTGTTCAACAGTGACAAGTGGGACTACGAAGACAAGGACAAGAAGCATCGTCCCGGCCAGAAAATGATCGAGCCAGAGCTGCTGATCACGGAGTACGACCTCAAAGACTGGATGAACGCCAACTACGTCGGGTCCAACCCGGCAATGCGCTCGGCCTATGTGCCCAACCGCGTGCACTACAGGGGCGTCTTACGACGCAACCCTGCATCCAGCGCGAAGGGCCCTGAGGATGCCGTCGACACGGATGCAGCAGTCTCAGACTGAGGCTATGCGCACATCAGCCCAGGAGGGCCTCGGTGATGCCACCGGGGCCCTCCTTCCGGCTTCAGGAGCTACTTCAAGCGCGCGCGGCACGCCGGGGGCCGCAGGAGCCCCGCAGGCCGCGCTGAGGGCGTGGAGGTTCACTTGGGCTCAGGTGGAAGGTGAGCCCACAGCTGGGGATGAGGCTTCCGTCAGGCAGCGAGCTGACTCGACGTGATCAGCTGCCCGAACGATCGCTTGCCGGCTCCAGGGGACTTTTCCCTCCGAAGTCAGCACATGGGAGCGGCTTTGCAGTGGTTGTACCGCGTGCGCGCGGTACGTCGTTTCTGCTGGTTTATGAGTGCTAATCGATCGCCTCTCAGGATGGACCGCGTTTTCTTGAAGCTCGGGAACTTCCTGGGCATATCGAGAGTAAGAGAGAAGCTCATAACCACTCGAAAAATTAAGGTACAACGGTACATATGCCCTAGGTGACTACAAAACCACAGGTCAGAGCAATTTCATGTTGTACCGCGGTTGTACCACAGGGAAGCCTCCGGAGGTACAACTGGCCGCAGCACCCGCTCGCTGACCAGCAGCACCCCCACCTGTGCGGTGGAGTTGAGGTGTTGATGCGACTTCATCCGCCACCTTCGCGCTGAACGCTCACTGATGTGCAGGGTTCGCGCCGGCAACCACACCCAGCTTTGTGGGTCTCGCGCAGTGACTCCCCCGCAACCCACCGTGCGAAGTCTCGGTGCTCATGAGGCACCGTCGAGCAGCCGCCGCACTGCGGGAGTTCTCGCGTGTTCGGCGAGGTTTCTAAAGTGTCACTGAAATCAGGTGTCACACGCTGGTGAAGGGTGCATCAGTGCCTCTGACCCGCGGGCTTAGGATCCACGAATGGTGGCAGCCCTATGGATGCCAGGCGTTTCACAGCGGCCGAGGTAGGGCGGTTCAACGCTCGGTCAAGAGTGACCTTCAGGCGTGCTGCGCGGATCTCTCGACGCAGCACCGCCTGGACCTCATCCCGGTTGTTCGGGTCGTAGCTTCTCTCGGCAGCAGCAGCCATGGTCACCCCTCCCCTGTGCGCGCTGTGTGATCGGGCATCGCCCAGCTCGCCGGTGGCACATCCATCGCAGCCAGATCGCGCAACTCGGGTGCTGTCGTGCGCCCCTGTCTCTCATCGAGGGTGATCTTCAGCCGCGCGGCGAGAATCTCGCGACGCAGGGTAACGAACATCTGCGCCTTGGTCTTGGTGGTGTGCTTGTGTGGTTGCTCGGGCATGATCAGCTTCCTCCTGGTCCTCATTATCTCCAGAAGCTGCTCCCCCCACCAGGTCGTATCCCCCACCTGAGCTCTCTGTGCAGGCACCAATGACCGTCTGTGGGGAGACCTCGCGCTAGGCGGGACGTTACCCGGCGAAGGTGTCCTCGACCATGGCTGTAGCTGCCGTCATAACCTCGCATGTGCGCAGCCGGCTGATCGCCTCGACCGGCGAGATGTCCCCCAGCCACGGG
The nucleotide sequence above comes from Nesterenkonia halotolerans. Encoded proteins:
- a CDS encoding DNA primase family protein; translated protein: MSPFYADPTEESTSPAADLVSRIEAAAELNHPTAPTAQKQRGTAPTTPDVTTSSNILGGVFMPLSEETIVEMETHSYLESIKDQDVGLRQIRDHLLNRISKAFSREQARRDGDKQLNGGEHPKLVKPKVLDELTCAQVLLARYPIAGLDFANGQGDEDRVELSIWSPPPADANKSDCDHGIYATGSRRIKQLIHELKPSASANAVKSMLATLKAHAPIKEITRIPHLRAVNNGVFNHETKELEPFTPDYVAVHKIPMNYNPDAEDPEITMHDGEKWTFSTWLEGLTDDEGVYELLWEGIAAAVWPYYKRNKALFLHSERGNNGKGAYCQVIDNLLGLKGAAAIPLASFGQRFALSSLLHAQAIIAHENPVGAFSDDLKDFKTVATGDKFSLERKNEHPLEFVFVGPIFQCVNDFPKTRDKSDSFARRQLWIPFRKWFGGKVDGEDVERSYIKDEYLARNDVLEYVLKEALHMPLAKFSEPQACLDLLEEAKRENNAVREFWHELEDEFVWDLLPTPFLFDLFISWFKKNNPSGLPVGRSTFISSLSALLFNSDKWDYEDKDKKHRPGQKMIEPELLITEYDLKDWMNANYVGSNPAMRSAYVPNRVHYRGVLRRNPASSAKGPEDAVDTDAAVSD
- a CDS encoding helix-turn-helix transcriptional regulator produces the protein MSDIHSISRGALKPPAAAEFLGLSENTLAQWRCRDTGPAYVKLGRTVVYRIETLEAFLRANESGGAK
- a CDS encoding relaxase/mobilization nuclease domain-containing protein, producing MSTSSMRKKPRGNTRPAVDYEINGIRGTTTYNENIKNGTSRVAEIRCDHDSVEEFLKRSEDLAVAHGRQIETRSYVHSFSKEEMDRNDLETPDKVADLSYEYMKELHPNSDVLVIVHMDSKGGHPHSHCKVINHCNETGRALEGQEMYWQYQAVNDRVMRRNGLSVVQRGSASLDNGAVWESLREGGTINGYERKLGDGIKESLLDLRSVDTPSYRKVLKEKDIELVEREDEIRASSDGEQPARVSVGWTYKMFDDTTEKSRMRRRKASALSQHFTHKGAQRLFERNIQLNAERQAEQHGIHGQERADGRVGAGTQGIGLLTAEEVNRDGSIGDIYLDAEDRPLGPHDADERTDRPVRETADERGDDDLDREVSGEDLSAESIRAEFEERRREAAERTPAAEGSGARTEGPTPQQPAREAGQRGDRQPGRPRRTQYVAPDRGRDEGRGLGD
- the mobC gene encoding plasmid mobilization relaxosome protein MobC; the protein is MRFDEAEDTKVRARARSMGIPSSAFVRAVALDAIKGKSVPSSIAAAIETSQESFPNPDEIRLGRELRTAITRIGVNYNQIARQVNKAGPQTLNAPKAIGVMAELTESLRQLQDLVGKPQIKPPVQKAENA